GGGGATCGGGACGCGCGTATGGATCAGGCGGCCGAGGACAGGGCAGAGACGGGCATTGCCGCGATTCCGCTTGCCGAAAACGTGCCGGTGGATGCGCTGCTCGCCGGGGTGGTGGCCGCGCTTGCGGCCGAGGGATGCCGTGTTGCGGGGTTCCGCCAGATGCGGACCGATGGCGGCATCGCGCTCGAAGACCTTGCCGGGGGCGATATGTTCGCCATTTCGCAATCGCTCGGCCCGGGATCGCGGGGATGCAGCCTCGATCCGCGGGGGCTGGCCGAGGCTGCGGGCGCCGCGCTGCGGGCGCTCGAGACCGGCCCCGACCTTGTCGTCCTGCCGCGCTATGGCAAGGCCGAGGCCGAGGGGCACGGGTTTCGCGCCGTGATCGCGCGGGCCTGCGAACGGCAGATCCCGGTTCTCGTCGCGGTGCGCCCGGCCTGCGAGTCCTCGTGGTTGGAGTTCACCGGCGGACTCGCCGCCCGGCTGGACCCCGACCCGGACGCCTTGCTCAGCTGGTGCCGGGCGGCGCTGGCGGACCGCCGCTGAGCCCGGTCGAGATCAGGGCAGCGCCAGGATCACATGGCTCGACTTGACCAGCGCGGTCGCCGCGTCGCCGGGTTGCAGGTTCAGCGTTTCGGCGCTGTCGCGGGTGATCGTGGCGGCCAGCGTCTTGCCACCGCCAAGTTCCAGCACGATCTCGCTGTTCACGGGCCCGTCGGTCCGGTCGGCGACGGTGCCCGTCAACCGGTTCCGCACCGAGGTCAAACCGACCTCGTCCGCCTTGGCGAGGATCACGAAGCTGGACTTGACCAGTGCGAAGACCTCGACGCCGGGTGCCAGCGCCATCTCGGAGGCGCTGCGCCCGGTGATGACGGCGGTCAAGGTCTGGCCGCCGCCGAGTTCCATGTCCACCTCTGCGCTGACCGCACCTTCGGTCACGGCGGTCACGGTGCAGCGGTAGGCGTTGCGGGCCGAGGTCTTCATCATCAGGCTCCAGAGCATGTCGCCGGGGTCGAGGTCGATCTGGGTCTCGAGCGAGGCGACGACGCGCGCAAGCCCGTCCTGGATCGCGGTGAAGGCGGCGATCACCTTCTCGCCCGCGGGCGTCAGCCGGGCGCCGCCCCCCGCACGTCCGCCCGGCGCGGCGGTGACCAGCGGGGTCGCAAAGACGTTGTTCATCGCCTGGACGCCATCCCAGGCAGCCTTGTAGGACACGCCCACCTCGCGCGCGGCGGCCGAAATCGACCCGGTCCGACCGATCGCGCGCAACAGCGCCACGCGGTCCGCGCCCATCCGCGCCCCGGGCCGTTCCAGCGTCAACGCGCTGCGCAGATTCGTCGGCATCGCCGGTCTGGACCTCCCGTTCTCGTCGCCCCGTCATATCGCGTGCTGCCAAACCCCGCCACCGCCGCGTAAGGTCCAGCGCGTCGCGACCCGGACCTTCTGCCCGGACGCCCGGAGGGAGGTCTGGTGCCGGCCACCATCGCACCCGTCCGGCCATCCAGGCAGGTGCGGGAGCGCGCCGACGACCGCGCCGGCGCGTGCGCCGCCCCCGGCCAAGGGCGATGCCAAACGCGCGACCGAAGACGACGTGGGCCTTGCTGCCACGACGGTCTTCGCAATTCGGGCCCTCGATGCTGGCGGCGAGAATGGCGCGTCGCTTCGCGCGGATTCTGGCCATTTGCGTAATGCTCACCCGGTGTGCAGGTTTCTCCGCTGCGCACAAGATTTCGCAGGAAAAGACAGGGCTGGCCGGTGCCCACGTCGCAAAAGCGCTGCGTATTCGGGCGCTCTCGCCGTGTGGGCCAGATGATCGTCGAAAAGTCTTGCCCCGAACTCAGACCGCTCGCTATGCAGTCAGGGTACATAGCGCTTTTCTGAAGCAACGGAGCCGCCCGATGACCTTCCGCAGAACCGTCCTGCGCAGCAGCGCCGCCGCGCTGTTCGTCTCCCTAGCGCTCGCGGCGCCCGCCCGGGCCGCCGAGACCATCGTGGCGGTGGCCGCGAACTTCACCGAGGCCGCGAACGAGATCGCCGACGCCTTCGCACAGGCCAGCGGCCACAGCGTCACCTACAGCTTCGGGCCGACCGGGCAGCTTTACACCCAGATCACCCAGGGCGCGCCCTTCGAGGTCTTCCTTGCTGCCGACCAGGCCCGGCCCGAAAAGGCCGAGGCCGAGGGCTTCGACGTGGCCGGGTCGCGTTTCACCTATGCGGTAGGTCGGCTCGTGCTGTGGAGCGCGGATGCCGACATGATCGACGGCACCGCGGCGGCGCTGACGGAGGGCGCGTTCACCCATGTCGCCATCGCCAACCCCGAGACCGCGCCCTACGGCGCGGCCGCCGTCGAGGTGATGGAGGCGCTCGACATCCAGGAGACGCTGGCGCCCAAGATTGTGCAGGGCAAGAGTATCAGCCAGGCCCATCAATTCGTCGCGACCGGCAACGCCGAACTCGGCTTCGTCGCGCTCAGCCAGGTCGTGAACGGGGACCCTGGCGCCCGCTGGACGATCCCGCAGGACCTCTACAGCCCGATCCGGCAGGACGCGGTCCTGTTGAAGACCGGCGGACAAAGCGCGGCGGCGGCGGCCTATCTCGACTTCCTCAAGGGGCCCGAGGCACGCGCGATCATCGAGAAATACGGCTACGCCGCAGGAGACTGAGCCATGGCGGAGGCGCCCCTGCTCGACGCAGGAATGGTCGAGACGATCCTGCTCACGCTGAAGCTTGCCGGCGTCACGACCCTCGTGCTGCTGATCGTGGGGACCCCGCTGGCCTGGTGGCTGTCGCGGGCGCGTGGGCTGTGGAAAGAGGTCGTGGCCACCATCGTGGCCCTGCCCATCGTGTTGCCGCCCACGGTCCTTGGCTTCTACCTGCTGATCGCGATGGGCCCGAACTCCCCGCTGACGGCGATCCTGGGCCGCAAGCTGTCCTTCACCTTCGAGGGACTTGTCGTGGGCTCGGTGATCTACTCGCTGCCCTTCGTGGTCAACCCGATCCGCAACGCCTTCGAGGCGATGGGGCACAGGCCGATGGAGGTGGCCGCCACGTTGCGCGCATCGCCGCTGGATGCGTTCTTCACCGTCGCGCTGCCGCTGGCCTTGCCCGGCCTGTTCACCGGCGCGATCCTGGGCTTCGCGCATACGGTGGGCGAGTTCGGCGTCATCCTCATGATCGGCGGCGGAATCCCCGGCGAGACCAAGGTGCTGTCGGTGACGATCTTCGACTATGTCGAGACGCTGCAATGGGACAAGGCGCATGTGCTGGCGGGCGGCATGCTGGCGATGTCGTTCGCGGTGATCCTGGCGATGCTGCTGGTCGAGCGCCGGCTCAACCGGGCGCGGCAATGATCGGGGCGGCGTTCCGGGGCCGGTTCGGCACGTTCGATCTTGACGCCGCGTTCGAGGCGCCGGGAACCGGCATCACCGCGCTCTTCGGCCCGTCGGGCTGCGGCAAGACCACCCTCCTGCGCGCCATCTCGGGGCTGATCCGCCTGCCCGAGGGACAGCTGAGCGTCAATGGCGAGAGCTGGCAGGAGGGGCGCCGCTTCACGCCGCCCCACCGCCGCGCCGTCGGCTACGTGTTCCAGGAGGCGAGCCTGTTTCCGCATCTCTCGGTGATGGGCAACCTCACCTTCGGGATGCGCCGCCGCAAGGGGCCCGCGCCGGTCGGGCTGGACGAGGTTGTGGACCTGCTCGGCATCGGACGCCTGTTCGACCGCCACCCCGCGCAGCTGTCGGGGGGCGAACGCCAGCGCGTCGCGATCAGCCGGGCGCTGCTGTCGCAACCCCGGCTGCTGTTGATGGACGAGCCACTCTCGGCGCTCGACCGCTTCTCCAAGGACGACATCCTGCCCTACCTGG
This genomic window from Rhodovulum sp. ES.010 contains:
- a CDS encoding DUF2478 domain-containing protein, with product MDQAAEDRAETGIAAIPLAENVPVDALLAGVVAALAAEGCRVAGFRQMRTDGGIALEDLAGGDMFAISQSLGPGSRGCSLDPRGLAEAAGAALRALETGPDLVVLPRYGKAEAEGHGFRAVIARACERQIPVLVAVRPACESSWLEFTGGLAARLDPDPDALLSWCRAALADRR
- the modA gene encoding molybdate ABC transporter substrate-binding protein, with protein sequence MTFRRTVLRSSAAALFVSLALAAPARAAETIVAVAANFTEAANEIADAFAQASGHSVTYSFGPTGQLYTQITQGAPFEVFLAADQARPEKAEAEGFDVAGSRFTYAVGRLVLWSADADMIDGTAAALTEGAFTHVAIANPETAPYGAAAVEVMEALDIQETLAPKIVQGKSISQAHQFVATGNAELGFVALSQVVNGDPGARWTIPQDLYSPIRQDAVLLKTGGQSAAAAAYLDFLKGPEARAIIEKYGYAAGD
- the modB gene encoding molybdate ABC transporter permease subunit yields the protein MAEAPLLDAGMVETILLTLKLAGVTTLVLLIVGTPLAWWLSRARGLWKEVVATIVALPIVLPPTVLGFYLLIAMGPNSPLTAILGRKLSFTFEGLVVGSVIYSLPFVVNPIRNAFEAMGHRPMEVAATLRASPLDAFFTVALPLALPGLFTGAILGFAHTVGEFGVILMIGGGIPGETKVLSVTIFDYVETLQWDKAHVLAGGMLAMSFAVILAMLLVERRLNRARQ
- a CDS encoding TOBE domain-containing protein; the protein is MPTNLRSALTLERPGARMGADRVALLRAIGRTGSISAAAREVGVSYKAAWDGVQAMNNVFATPLVTAAPGGRAGGGARLTPAGEKVIAAFTAIQDGLARVVASLETQIDLDPGDMLWSLMMKTSARNAYRCTVTAVTEGAVSAEVDMELGGGQTLTAVITGRSASEMALAPGVEVFALVKSSFVILAKADEVGLTSVRNRLTGTVADRTDGPVNSEIVLELGGGKTLAATITRDSAETLNLQPGDAATALVKSSHVILALP